ttcacttttctgcaatCTGTTTGGGATTATTGAcatgctctcagccaatcaatatgctgaaatttttttcatgtatgttaTTAATACTGATAGTAATATTATTGTGGGCCAGCCAAAACCTACTTTAAGGTATTTTgttatctctctctctctctctctctctttgtcAGGAATTATTAAGTCAAATAATTATGATCATGCTGTGTATAATTATGTGAAGACTCACTGTGTGCATCTAAGCATCAagtatttctttcattttagttATGTACATATGGTTGGTTTAACCGACCCAAGTGATAACATTGACTTTGTTATGAGACAATTAGCTATGAAGCTCAATGCCAAAGCTTCAGGTAAGATGCCACAGGTAATCCAGCCTCAATTTAAACAATAACACACTTTGACCACAACATATCAGTTATCAAAcatgaaatgcaaaaagaacTTGGAACATCTTGGGAGATGATCAGCAAGGCAATCCTAATATACCCAGTACCTGGAACAACCTTAATTAATTACCTTAGAAgtacttttaatttatttagtATGTGTCCTTTATGGCAAGGATTTTGATTCCTCCATGTCTGTTGGAATAATGATGGTTGTTGTATTGTGACCAGCAAGAGggagtttaattaattaaagcaaaGATTATGGCTATGGCAACGACAACATCACAaatcaagaatattattggttaaaaatagAGAAGTAATCATGCAGCACAAATTTCtgtgcatttctttgctgtactccacaaaaatacagtgtgaaatcaccaaatggTAGGTTTTGGTGACAACGCGAGCAAGCCATACAACAATTAACCATTAATTTGctatctttactttaaaactGTTCGTagccatccagttacaggatagtttggCAGTATTGTACAAcgagaacaagatggaataatcacaaCATACTTGCGATAGTGCTAAGTTGTATTTTGGAATGACATTTTGTTGCCATGGCCTtagtctttgcttaaactcccaaatgtcttctgttttctttcaggTGGAATGCCAAATTACCACAAAGCCAATGTCCATTTTATTACAAGATTTCGAAGAGGAGAGCTTGGTGGAACAGTGCTTGATGAACTACCAGAAACAGATGATACAAGAACTTTTTTGCCGTAAAATAAAATCCACAAGTCTACATTAGTTTTAAGAATGTAAAGGACATACTGTAGTTTAACGAAATGGGAtcggatttgaacccatgaccctcaaaGTCCTGGATGCTCTTCCACTGAGCAGTGGGTACTCTATGGTTAGGAAGGGTTTGACTAGAACTGCATCAAACAGTCACACAGTTAATTAAATATGTTAGGAGATTAACTACATGGCTTTGCATACACCCTGAAGATCCCATCTGGAAATCAGAGTTTTTCGGAGTTCCCTAATTTGGTAATCATACAATATAAAAAAGTTATCTTCTCCACAATAATATCTTGTACCTGTCATGGTTATTTAGTTTTGATGTcctaaatacatgtatttatattttaataTGAGACGAGTTCAGGGGAATAATGATGCCAATGATcttgtctgaattttattttatttaaatgtcaACATTCTCAGGAGATGAAgtagactgttttaaaatgtgTGGAAGGCAAGGGAATTTGATGACATTTCTTTCATGTGAtaagtttaattttctttcttttttcaccaATCTCAAGAATGTAAAATTATGCCTTTCTGGGAGTTTCATTTATAATAATTTGTAGGGGACCTAGGTCTTCTTGAGGGTTTCAGCTCCCAAGGAACTTGCAGTAAACCTTACAACAGAAAATAACCATGTCCAGTACTTTTATTATCACATCCTGTACTTTGAAAACCTATTGAAAACCCTTATGCACCTTTCCACCAGAGTCATGGTAAGAAATGGATGAAAGAATTCATTGTCCCTTTTCCCAAAAAAAGGCATCCTCAGAATTACAAAGAATTACTGAGGAGTAACACATccctactaattaaaaagtgTTCAATGTGATGCTATTAAATTACTTCCTTGCAGAAGTTCAGAAAAAGAATCAgaatggtttttgaaaaaacaagTCAACTCTCCCAAATTTTGATAGAGCGTTGCATCTTAAAATGTGTGCAAGCAGTGAATCTGAAGGCAGCTAGTCCTTCTTCTTGTAGATTTCTCGCATTTAATCACTTACTGAAAAACTATgcccccattaaccctttaaaacccaaaccagcctaaaccggccagacttagcattttagtctgtctaacaccagacgattttactcgtcaatggggaacccccaggagtcaatgggttaatgcaaTACGCAAAGGAAAGATGATTTTGGTATATGATACCTGCTAATAGCATTCCATGTGAAACTGTAGTAATGATCCTTAACAAAGACACACAAATACTGAATTCTCTAATATTGTGGCCAAAGTTCTGCAAGGAGATACGCAAGCTCCCTTTGTATTCATAATCTGTCTTGATTCAGTATTATGAACTTCAGTGGATGAGATATCCAGGCAACATCAAGTGCAAACTGTTACTGGCAATGATTAAGCAAATGATCCTTTCCTACTTTTGGATACTGTAAAGGCAATTATTACCGACAGAAAGACAACAGAACTAGCATCATTTCCTCACTAATGCAATTTAACTACTGGGAGCATAAATCTACTTCTTACGTACTTATCAGCTTACAGGACAAACTAGTTCCTTACAACAACTTAAGGTACAACTACTTAATTCAGTCCTATCAAGTCAGCTAGGAACTATATCTGTTTGTCCACAACAACTTTAACTTCCGTAGTATCACAAGAAAACGCTTCTTCAAGttcttcttattcttcttcttcttttatcaCTTCTTACTTACAGGACAGAATTCCACAACAACCACCACTACTGTCTGTCGAACTAAGGCTTTTTATatagttttttcttgtttttcttctttgtacATTACAACATCGCTGACTAATGCTGACTGGCCAGTGTAATTCTAGAAAGTTctgttatgtacatgtatattaaattAGAATACTCTGGAAAATTCTGCGAAATTTGTGACAATACCCTTTGTCAAGCCAAACTGCTTCTACAAAGTTTAGAGCaagtgacaaaattattttgcttttatgTGAACACATGGAAAAGCGAATCCATGTGCTTCAATCAGAACAGTTTAATAATTATCTCGTTTCCCTATCTGAAAATGCATTTGTTAGCTTGCATATCAAGGAAGCAATATTTCAAGCACTGAAAGTGATGTGCAAGTCTACATGTGAAAAGCCTGTACAGCCATGGGCAATTTCTCTATGGTTTGGAAATGCAATATTCCAGCAAGAATAAAGAGGGGGACTTCTTCCTAGCCATAGGTGCATCAGTATTGCGTTATGGAAGCTATGCATTAACACAGCATGACTTCAGAAGAGGTGTCATGACACCTGTAACAAGATGCTCTGAACTGCCTTCAATATTTCATTGAAGCTCCATCCAACCAGTGAGCGGTTCTGTAGACACCTATTGCCAATCCCTAAAGTCAGACATAAGAGGATAACCATATTTGCTGGGCTTTGTTGAAGAGCCGATGATGAAATAATAAGGGAGATCATATTTTGGAATTAGAAGCATGGATACATGTATGCTATGGTAGGAAGACTGCAAAACAGGTACATTCATCAACTAAGTGAAAATGCCAAATTCCTCCCTACCTGCTGCAATGAATGATCAAGACAAATGGAGAGATGGGTCCTAGCCATCTCTGCAACCAGCGCAAACAATGATGCTTAAGTTTATCAAAGTGGTCGtgtgtttcaaatttttaaacCTCACTTCAAGAAGAGTTGTGCAAAGTGGctattttcaaataaatttggCCCGGATTTGAACGAGAGATTTTTTGACACAGCACAGACTATAGGACAGCAAATCAAGCAACTCGATCTGCATTACAAGCTATGTGGCAGAGGAAAAGTGAACCATTCACAATGTGACCTTACTACATAGAAAACAGACAATGATAGGTTGCTTTAGGTGGTAGGATTATGCCACCTCACAAGTGGAATGGTCCGTTTACTAGTCTTCAAAGTTATGGCAGACTGTTTCATCATAGTTTATGATGTTGTTTTGTCCTTTGACAGTATGAACTGACCTTACCTTCTAGTTGTAATCAGGTTACTGTTACCTGTATTTTTTACAATGACCTTGAAAAGGCACTTGGTGATACCTTGGTGATACAGATAGTTTTTTTGGTTGAAGAGAAACCAAATAATTTTTACCCTGTCCAGGGGACTTAACTTGCTATCCCAAAAAATTGATGTTCTCTAGGACAATGGGGAAACTTTGTTGATCCTCGTTTTTCAGTCGATGCTTCATGTTAAAGGGGTAGTATCATGGGAATTACCCCTTTTATTTCGACCATAAAATAACTAAATCAGTGACCTGTTTATTcttaaattgcttctggatcacCGCAGTGGGATAAAAAtcgattaaattttaaaagaaaaatgaaccaCATGCAGTTATTACAAAGTTCATCTAAGATGCAAGAGGAGATTTTGAAAACATCGCCCCGACATTTTCAAGAtggcattcattttaatcttcGCTATGTGTAACtaaaaacacttaagaatggtttctgtgagataaaatagccattttgaagaaactttggccattaatttttgtttgccatcggtaaacaagtctcctttgctttccagattttttACTAACAATCCATGACACTTCCCCTTTAAGGAAAATGCATATTACATTCACAGTGGTAAGCAGCTTGTTCAGCTGTCAGTGCGTTTCACAGAGCAGCTAGGTTTAAACACACCCTGCGAgtagagcctccttttgtctttttctttattgaagaggagaaaaggaggctctgaccgaatcgcgtcaactatttgaagccgccgcagcccgaacttctggactagtcaatcttgtatACTCtcatcaaaccggtttttccagtgggAGCGTCCGTtaagtgacaaaaccgatggttataattgagcccgctgtaccatgaaaaaccaaaatggtggccagatctggcatattaggcttgggttcgagactgtatcctggcaacatgcagcacatattcaataaagatcttactcgattcatgcagagcctttctcgagaacgccaaaatcgagcaagcaaaagaaaggctctgctagcaggatGGTTTAAACAGTGCAGCTAACTTAGTCTTTTGATGGTTTGTGTGCCAAATGTGACCTTGGCATACTGTACTCAGTATGGACTTGTTTAAAGAAACGTACCGAAAAATTCCATGTTTTGTAATTGTGCAAGTAGCATATGACTGATAGACACtataaaactaaaaccaatatCCTCCAAATTAGTGCTTAGATCTTATGAAATTCAGAGGTTTAGACCCAATCATAAAATTTGGTGTTCTATCTCAAATTAACTGGTCATCTCATCATCCGACACAAGAAGTCCCAATGGGTGAATTGTCCAGGTACTCTGTGCCATATTACATTGAATTGGCTTAGGTCATCAACCGTTGTCATAGTGATAACATACCATATTATCATAAATGGGCAGCTTATAATGAAATCTGGATATCAAGATGCCTTTGCAGAGTTTCTTTCACATAATTTTCAAGGAATTTTACACTTCCACCAATAatgtaaattttatttcatGTGTACATCTAAATACTAGAATGTAGCACACACTGAAGAGTGACAGGTGTGGTGTTACATGTAAGAAAAATgggagaaaacaaaaacccgaAGCCATCCCAATATACTTTTTGGAACGCCATTACACCTTCTCTAGTATGCTAATGTGCCTTTAAAGAATTTAACAAGTTGCCACAACAAATACGTTTGTTATAGTGTTGCATTAAAAGATGTACTGTAAACGTCTGCTATTCACAATAATTTACTCACAGTCTTTCCCTTAGACAATTTCCCAAAAAGGCTAGAAAATATGAATTTTCCCGGCGAAAATAAGtcatatattaatttttttaatgatgaCGCTCGTTTACAAAGCTCGCTCACCAAGGATTTGTAACCACAAACAAAAGCATTCCGTATATGCATACATTTATGAATGATGCAAAGCAACAACGCTTCAGAGTACAATTTAACTTAAATGTACTTGTTCTTAGATTCATGCCTTGCTGTATAAACTAAAAATGCTAGTGTGAAAAATTATGCATTCATCGTTCGCCGATTTCTTCTTGGCTTGGCAATTCTCCCGAGGGTTCTTCTTCAACAGCACACGCGCTCGAACAAGAACTCTCCCTTCCGCTTTCGGTTGACTCGACTTCCTCTTCTATTTCTGACAGAGCCCTTTGTCGCTTCTCTCGAGTTTGCCGAGCCAAGTTGAGTAACTGAACTCTCTGAGCAAAAGAAAACACGATTCTGGTGATGAGGTGCTCGACGTGATTTTCAAATTCCTCGAAGCTCTTCTGATTCTTCTTTGCCATCAACTTGTTTATCCATTTTCCACGAGTTGAACTTTCCTTGACATGGGTTTCGATCTTGAATAGGGTTTCTTTCAGATCGCTGTAGAATTCTGCTTGACGAATAAACTTCATATCCGCTCCATTTAATACTTTAGTGATCTGTTTGATTAACGGCACAAACCGAAGGACATAAGCTTTGTTGTGTTTAGCGATTGCGATTGCCCAGTGAATGTTGTCCACGATGGCAAAGATGGATCCCGGAGAGGCGAAGCAGCTTTCTGTGTTGTTTGCCATCATAACCTTAGCTCCCACTTGGTTCTTCATCTGTGTTACAAACCTTGCTCTTAAGATTAATAAACGAGACAAAAACGGTCCTTTTTCAAGCTCCTTAAAAGTAGACGAAGATTGTTCAAGTCTTTCGATAGTCTTTGTACACTCTCGTTAACTTCCCtcgtcaaaaattatttgaaagatttCTCGCAGCACCAGAATCCCTCTGAAGCCACTACTGCCATCCAGGTCGTCCTTAAAGTCACCATAAAAAAATTCGCTCATTTAGAAAGATAAAAGCACTGTTCTTGTTCCAAAAAGTGGCGTTCGATGCCCTAGAACTGACCAACTCAACTGAAATCTACAGTCAACTGATGTGAAAGCAACAACTGCCTCAGTTTACGGTGTTAAGAGcatatttgcatattttctGGGGTGGGGGGAAAGGAGACAactttacaacaagaattcACTTTGACAACAGACTCTTTactcaaaacattttctccccaCGAATGAATTCTCAATCTCTTTACCTACAACATACATGAGACAAGTGtggaattatttttgttttatttcaatggCTAAATACATTTATCTTATCCCCCTCCCCCATCGCTGTAAAATGGTCATATGACATTCCTATTGGTTGGCGTCGTGATTGTCATTGTGCTGCTAGGTTGCGTTAGGCTAcgtaaaagttatttttatctcGTTGCACAACATTGCTTTGGTGTGATGAAAAGGATAAATTATTTCAATTCCGTATTTCCtttatattttgttgaaaaCAAGAACTGATAACCCCCTGAAACAATTTTCTGTGCCTCATCAACATTGTCTGATCAGGCACGTTCAAATTTCAGGTCTCTCCTACAATCTTCCGGTTTCGCTCCGTTTTTATgggttctcttttttctttaagGTTACTGAAGATAAGGAAAAATGTGGACTTGGGTTGCATGGAGTAATGGTTTAATCACTAAGGGTTTTTTCCCCAATGCGCTGACCCTCGTGTTGTTAATGAACGCGTTAAAAATGTTCCGCAACTCTGCAGCGTATGATCCCCTTATTTCTCTTGATATCAAGTGCTT
This portion of the Montipora capricornis isolate CH-2021 chromosome 11, ASM3666992v2, whole genome shotgun sequence genome encodes:
- the LOC138022935 gene encoding uncharacterized protein, encoding MKNQVGAKVMMANNTESCFASPGSIFAIVDNIHWAIAIAKHNKAYVLRFVPLIKQITKVLNGADMKFIRQAEFYSDLKETLFKIETHVKESSTRGKWINKLMAKKNQKSFEEFENHVEHLITRIVFSFAQRVQLLNLARQTREKRQRALSEIEEEVESTESGRESSCSSACAVEEEPSGELPSQEEIGER